A region of Cloacibacillus sp. DNA encodes the following proteins:
- a CDS encoding purine-nucleoside phosphorylase, producing the protein MYYWDKVNEAAAYIRKRTEITPKAALILGSGLGRIAEQIERPEVIPYEEIPYWPRSTAPGHEGRLIFGWFRGVPVAVMQGRVHYYEGYTMPEVTFPVRVLGELGIKCLVVTNASGGINLEIPPGTVVAITDHINYMGTNPLIGVNNDHWGVRFPDMGSAYDKDYTKRVKDIAVKENIALKEGVYIAFSGPSFETPAEIKMARTLGADIVGMSTVPEVITAAHMGIKVLGLSCAANYAAGITDQKLTHQDVLQVMSASAGELSRLIERFFEEVTL; encoded by the coding sequence ATGTACTATTGGGACAAAGTAAACGAAGCCGCCGCATACATCAGAAAAAGAACTGAAATAACGCCCAAGGCCGCGCTCATTCTCGGCTCCGGGCTTGGCCGTATCGCGGAGCAGATAGAACGCCCGGAGGTAATACCATACGAGGAGATCCCCTATTGGCCGCGTTCAACCGCTCCAGGGCACGAGGGCAGGCTGATTTTCGGCTGGTTCCGCGGAGTTCCCGTGGCCGTCATGCAGGGCCGCGTGCATTACTACGAAGGCTACACGATGCCGGAGGTGACCTTTCCCGTCCGTGTGCTCGGCGAGCTGGGCATCAAGTGCCTCGTCGTCACAAACGCCTCGGGAGGCATAAACCTTGAGATACCGCCCGGCACTGTAGTCGCAATAACCGACCACATCAATTACATGGGCACGAACCCGCTGATAGGCGTCAACAACGACCACTGGGGCGTTCGCTTTCCCGACATGGGCTCTGCCTACGATAAAGACTACACAAAGCGCGTCAAAGATATAGCCGTAAAAGAAAATATCGCGTTAAAAGAGGGCGTCTACATAGCCTTCAGCGGGCCGTCGTTTGAGACTCCGGCGGAAATCAAAATGGCGCGCACGCTGGGCGCCGATATTGTCGGCATGTCCACAGTGCCGGAGGTGATAACGGCCGCGCACATGGGCATCAAAGTGTTGGGGCTCTCCTGCGCCGCAAACTACGCAGCCGGCATCACAGACCAAAAATTGACGCATCAGGACGTGCTTCAGGTAATGTCCGCATCAGCGGGCGAACTTTCGCGCCTCATAGAGCGCTTTTTTGAGGAGGTAACGCTGTGA
- a CDS encoding thymidine phosphorylase: MSFSMIDFIEKKRDKGGHGPLEFHALITGLMDKTIPSYQLAAWLMAVYFNGLDDNEIMALTQELAASGVTYKFPAEHSVVDKHSTGGVGDKTSLVLIPLAAACGASISKLSGPGLGFTGGTVDKLEAIPGMRMHLTNEEFLSQMGKIGCAISGHSPKLAPAEGIFYTLRDVTGTVPSNALITTSIVSKKLAGGASSFVFDVKCGNGAFEKDYDHARELAEMLVSTSKKLGKRCSALITDMEQPLGEWVGNAMEVYESIEVLNGRGPSDTRELCLSLCGQMLCLSKIAPTPEEGVQLAERAIADGSALEKFAQLISEQGGDANVTKRPLELLPKAEKVFKITAASDGFITKMDALSIGEALRALGGGRQKMDDKIDPAVAIRVNKKIGDKVSAGEAVLEIYYNSDEKLKLCMEYLSNCWETGEKQSKRTLIMGRVL, translated from the coding sequence GTGAGTTTTTCGATGATAGATTTTATTGAAAAAAAACGCGACAAAGGAGGCCACGGGCCGCTGGAATTCCATGCGCTGATAACGGGCCTCATGGATAAAACAATACCGTCGTATCAGCTTGCAGCCTGGCTCATGGCCGTATACTTCAACGGCCTCGACGACAACGAGATAATGGCGCTGACGCAGGAACTTGCGGCCTCCGGCGTCACCTACAAATTTCCAGCCGAACACAGCGTCGTAGACAAACACAGCACAGGCGGCGTAGGCGACAAAACCTCCCTCGTGCTCATTCCCCTTGCCGCCGCGTGCGGCGCCTCAATCTCAAAATTATCAGGCCCCGGCCTTGGCTTCACCGGAGGCACCGTTGACAAGCTTGAAGCGATACCAGGCATGAGGATGCACCTTACAAACGAAGAATTTTTATCGCAGATGGGGAAAATAGGATGCGCCATCTCAGGCCATTCACCGAAACTGGCTCCAGCAGAGGGAATATTCTACACGCTGCGGGACGTCACCGGAACAGTCCCGTCAAACGCGCTCATCACTACGAGCATCGTCAGCAAGAAACTAGCCGGAGGCGCCTCTTCCTTCGTATTTGACGTAAAATGCGGCAACGGCGCCTTTGAAAAAGATTACGATCACGCGCGCGAGCTTGCGGAGATGCTCGTCTCCACCTCAAAAAAACTGGGCAAAAGATGTTCCGCCCTCATCACCGACATGGAACAGCCGCTCGGCGAATGGGTTGGAAACGCTATGGAAGTCTATGAATCAATAGAAGTGCTGAACGGCCGCGGGCCTTCCGACACAAGGGAACTCTGCCTGTCGCTCTGCGGACAGATGCTTTGCCTTTCAAAAATAGCGCCGACCCCCGAAGAGGGCGTACAACTCGCCGAACGCGCCATAGCCGACGGCTCCGCGCTGGAGAAATTCGCGCAGCTCATTTCCGAGCAGGGCGGCGACGCAAATGTGACGAAAAGACCGCTGGAACTGCTGCCAAAGGCTGAAAAAGTCTTCAAAATAACAGCCGCAAGCGACGGCTTCATCACAAAAATGGACGCGCTCTCCATAGGCGAAGCGCTACGCGCGCTTGGCGGAGGACGCCAGAAGATGGATGATAAGATAGACCCAGCCGTGGCGATACGCGTTAACAAGAAAATCGGCGATAAAGTATCCGCGGGCGAGGCTGTACTGGAAATCTACTACAATTCCGACGAAAAACTAAAGCTCTGCATGGAGTACCTCAGCAACTGCTGGGAGACCGGTGAAAAACAGAGCAAACGCACATTGATCATGGGCCGCGTGCTTTGA
- the purB gene encoding adenylosuccinate lyase, which translates to MIPRYETQEIKKIWTDENRFGRWLDVELAATQAWNEKGVVPDEDFKNIRDKAGFTVQRIHEIEEVTQHDVIAFVSSVAETIGESGRFVHLGLTSSDVIDTASSLLLGESLDVVLCELKKLHKLLGEMAVKYKKTPCPGRTHGIHAEPTTFGLKLLNHYAELGRDIERLTRTKAEMMVGKLSGAVGTYANCPPDVEARVCELLGLSVDPVSTQVIQRDRHARVVTDLAVCGGTLERTALEIRHLQRTEVLEALEPFKKGQKGSSAMPHKKNPILCERVCGMSRLLRGYAVPALEDIALWHERDISHSSVERVMWPDVFHLAHYMTKIMIKVMGGLVVNEDKMLEDIDITKGLLFSGRVLIELVEREGVSREDAYAIAQSNAMRCWDEKKPLLDLLKSDARITKMSSSELESLFDLGYYLKHIDEVFARFPELKASAASK; encoded by the coding sequence ATGATACCGCGTTATGAGACACAGGAAATAAAAAAGATATGGACAGACGAGAACCGTTTTGGAAGATGGCTTGACGTCGAGCTTGCCGCGACTCAGGCATGGAATGAAAAAGGCGTCGTGCCCGACGAAGATTTCAAGAACATCAGGGACAAGGCCGGGTTCACGGTGCAGCGCATCCACGAGATAGAAGAGGTGACTCAGCACGACGTCATAGCCTTCGTATCAAGCGTGGCAGAGACGATAGGCGAGTCGGGCCGCTTCGTCCACCTGGGACTTACGAGCAGCGACGTTATCGACACCGCCTCCTCCCTGCTTCTTGGTGAAAGCCTCGACGTCGTTCTCTGCGAGCTGAAAAAGCTCCACAAGCTTCTTGGCGAAATGGCCGTCAAATACAAAAAGACGCCGTGCCCCGGACGGACGCACGGCATCCACGCCGAACCCACGACCTTCGGCCTCAAGCTGCTGAACCACTACGCGGAGCTAGGACGCGACATCGAACGCCTGACTCGCACAAAGGCCGAGATGATGGTCGGCAAGCTTTCCGGCGCAGTCGGCACTTACGCGAACTGCCCGCCGGACGTTGAGGCGAGAGTCTGCGAACTGCTGGGCCTTTCTGTCGACCCTGTATCAACTCAGGTAATCCAGCGCGACAGACACGCGCGCGTCGTGACAGACCTTGCCGTCTGCGGAGGGACTCTGGAACGCACGGCGCTTGAGATACGCCACCTTCAGCGCACGGAGGTGCTTGAAGCGCTTGAGCCGTTCAAAAAGGGACAAAAAGGCTCCTCCGCGATGCCCCATAAAAAGAACCCCATCCTCTGCGAGAGAGTCTGCGGGATGTCCCGCCTTCTTCGCGGATACGCGGTGCCCGCGCTTGAAGACATCGCGCTTTGGCACGAGCGCGACATCAGCCACTCATCGGTTGAACGCGTCATGTGGCCGGACGTCTTTCACCTTGCGCACTACATGACTAAAATCATGATAAAGGTGATGGGTGGCCTCGTCGTCAACGAAGATAAAATGCTTGAAGACATCGACATCACGAAAGGGCTGCTTTTCTCCGGCCGCGTGCTCATCGAACTCGTAGAGCGCGAGGGCGTCAGCCGCGAGGATGCTTACGCTATCGCGCAAAGCAACGCGATGCGCTGCTGGGATGAAAAGAAGCCGCTGCTCGATCTTTTGAAATCGGACGCAAGAATCACAAAAATGTCCTCTTCCGAGCTGGAATCTTTATTTGATTTGGGGTATTATCTTAAACATATCGACGAGGTATTCGCACGCTTTCCCGAACTGAAAGCCTCTGCCGCCTCAAAATAA
- the cysS gene encoding cysteine--tRNA ligase — protein sequence MSLAVYNDLTRTKEKFVPIEEGKVRFYVCGPTVYNFFHIGNARPFVLFDVFRRYLESIGYKVFYVQNFTDIDDKMIKRANEMGITVAELADEYIKEYFDDADALGVRRATVNPRATHEMQPIIEIVETLIKKGHAYEVEGDVYFNVASFGEYGKLSKQSIDELLSGARIDVDERKQRPLDFALWKAAKPGEPAWESPWGPGRPGWHIECSAMSTKYLGKTIDIHGGGSDLIFPHHENEIAQSECANEMQFVKYWLHNAYLLIDKEKMSKSLGNFLTVRDIRQKVNPLVLRFFLMSSHYRSPLNFSQEGLEQSKAALERLHNCWGDLNFAMENRDAGAADEALAEAATRAWEGFTESMDDDFNTAGAIGNIFDLVRAVNVHLTEHAQIDEKGIARAKEIFEKTNAVLGYLPEDKKADADDADIDALVAERTEARKSKNFKRSDEIRDLLAAKGVVIEDTPQGPRWKKTL from the coding sequence ATGTCATTAGCAGTATATAACGATCTGACAAGGACAAAAGAAAAATTTGTCCCCATCGAAGAGGGAAAGGTGCGTTTTTACGTATGCGGCCCAACCGTCTACAATTTTTTCCACATCGGCAACGCGAGGCCCTTCGTCCTTTTTGACGTATTCAGACGTTATCTTGAAAGCATAGGATATAAGGTCTTCTACGTCCAGAACTTTACCGACATAGACGACAAAATGATAAAGCGCGCAAACGAAATGGGCATCACCGTTGCGGAACTGGCTGACGAATACATCAAAGAATATTTCGACGACGCGGACGCGCTCGGCGTTCGCCGCGCCACGGTCAACCCCCGCGCTACGCACGAGATGCAGCCGATCATTGAGATAGTGGAAACGCTCATCAAAAAGGGACACGCCTATGAGGTAGAAGGCGACGTTTATTTTAACGTGGCAAGCTTCGGCGAATACGGCAAGCTCTCAAAGCAGAGCATAGACGAACTGCTCTCGGGCGCGCGCATCGACGTTGACGAACGCAAGCAGAGGCCGCTTGACTTCGCGCTGTGGAAGGCGGCGAAGCCCGGAGAACCCGCGTGGGAGAGCCCGTGGGGCCCGGGGCGCCCCGGCTGGCACATCGAGTGCAGCGCGATGTCTACAAAATATCTCGGCAAGACGATAGACATCCACGGCGGCGGAAGCGACCTCATTTTCCCGCACCACGAAAACGAGATAGCTCAGTCTGAGTGCGCAAATGAGATGCAGTTTGTAAAATACTGGCTGCACAACGCCTATCTGCTCATCGACAAGGAAAAAATGTCAAAGTCGCTGGGCAACTTCCTCACAGTCCGCGACATCCGCCAGAAGGTGAACCCGCTGGTGCTGCGTTTCTTCCTGATGAGCTCGCACTACCGTTCGCCGCTCAACTTCTCGCAGGAGGGCCTTGAACAGTCGAAGGCGGCGCTTGAGCGTCTGCACAACTGCTGGGGCGATCTTAACTTTGCGATGGAAAACCGCGACGCCGGCGCGGCGGACGAAGCACTGGCAGAGGCCGCAACGCGCGCATGGGAGGGCTTCACGGAGTCAATGGACGACGATTTCAATACCGCTGGCGCTATTGGAAATATTTTCGACCTTGTGAGGGCCGTCAACGTCCACCTTACTGAGCACGCGCAGATAGACGAAAAGGGCATAGCCCGCGCCAAAGAAATATTTGAAAAGACAAACGCCGTGCTGGGCTATCTGCCGGAAGATAAAAAGGCCGACGCGGATGACGCGGATATTGACGCGTTGGTAGCGGAGCGCACGGAGGCAAGAAAAAGCAAGAATTTCAAACGTTCCGACGAGATACGCGATCTGCTTGCGGCAAAGGGCGTCGTCATCGAAGACACGCCTCAGGGCCCGCGCTGGAAGAAAACGCTGTAG
- a CDS encoding MBL fold metallo-hydrolase, producing MYELIQLTEKSWYIKNPANVGLYRLDDNSVCLIDSGNDKEAARKILRKVTESGWTVKYIINTHSNADHIGGNQFIQSRTDCCVLSTEIENVFAKNTMMEASFLWGGYPIDELQNKFLMAKPTEDTKNIEENLPGGLETIKLPGHYFDMIGIKTDDGVCFLADCLFSEDIINKYHIFFIYDAAAFLETLDMLETLEAKIFVPSHAEPTENIAPLIAANRAKILEIAALICDICERPRGFEEILKEVFAHYGLSMDANQYVLVGSTVRSYLAYLHKIGKLAFYFEDNRMLWRKEERTE from the coding sequence ATGTACGAACTTATCCAATTGACCGAAAAAAGCTGGTATATAAAAAATCCCGCAAACGTAGGGCTGTACAGACTCGACGATAATAGCGTCTGCCTAATAGATTCCGGCAACGACAAAGAGGCCGCGCGCAAGATTTTAAGAAAGGTTACTGAGTCCGGCTGGACGGTAAAATATATCATCAATACGCACTCAAACGCCGACCATATAGGCGGCAACCAGTTCATACAAAGCCGCACCGACTGTTGCGTGCTCTCTACGGAGATTGAAAACGTCTTTGCTAAAAACACCATGATGGAGGCCTCTTTCCTGTGGGGCGGCTATCCCATAGACGAGCTGCAAAATAAATTTCTCATGGCCAAACCTACGGAAGATACGAAAAATATTGAGGAGAACCTACCTGGCGGCCTTGAAACAATAAAACTGCCCGGACATTATTTCGATATGATCGGTATCAAAACCGACGACGGAGTCTGTTTTCTTGCCGACTGCCTGTTCAGCGAAGATATAATAAATAAATACCATATATTTTTCATCTATGACGCCGCGGCCTTCCTTGAAACTCTTGATATGCTTGAGACGCTCGAGGCTAAAATTTTCGTTCCGTCGCACGCCGAACCTACAGAAAACATTGCGCCGCTCATCGCGGCAAACCGCGCCAAAATTTTAGAGATAGCCGCTCTTATATGCGATATATGCGAAAGACCGCGCGGCTTTGAAGAAATTTTAAAAGAGGTCTTTGCGCATTACGGCCTGTCTATGGACGCAAACCAGTACGTGCTGGTAGGGAGCACCGTCCGTTCCTACCTCGCATACCTTCATAAAATCGGCAAACTTGCCTTCTACTTTGAAGACAATCGTATGCTATGGCGCAAAGAAGAAAGAACGGAATAA
- a CDS encoding Bro-N domain-containing protein: MSNKIALFENKKIRSVWVEAEEEWYFSVVDVVEALTDSADPKQYIKKMRSRDSELNGNWGTICTPVEMIAADGKRRKVQAADTRGILRLIQSIPSPKAEPFKLWLARVGAERIEETADPELAIDRAFETYLKKGYTKEWIHQRLLSIRIRNDLTAEWDTRGVTRGMEYAILTDEITKAWTGMTTRQYKSLKGLKKENLRDNMSDLELVLNMLAEATTTEISKTVKPETFDENATVARQGGQVAGNARKEIEAKSGRPVITKQNAIDFTNIIELIAEIDQE; the protein is encoded by the coding sequence ATGTCAAATAAAATAGCTTTGTTTGAAAATAAAAAGATACGTTCCGTCTGGGTAGAGGCTGAGGAAGAGTGGTATTTTTCCGTTGTGGATGTCGTTGAAGCGTTGACCGACAGCGCAGATCCTAAGCAATATATCAAAAAGATGCGCAGCCGAGATTCGGAGCTTAATGGCAACTGGGGTACAATTTGTACCCCAGTTGAGATGATCGCAGCTGACGGAAAACGAAGAAAAGTGCAGGCCGCAGATACACGTGGTATACTCCGCCTGATTCAATCAATACCCTCCCCCAAGGCAGAACCCTTCAAGCTGTGGCTCGCGCGCGTCGGCGCGGAGCGTATCGAAGAAACGGCGGACCCTGAGCTGGCAATCGACCGCGCCTTTGAAACGTATCTTAAAAAAGGTTACACAAAAGAATGGATTCATCAGCGGCTGCTTTCGATACGCATCAGAAACGACCTCACGGCTGAATGGGATACACGCGGTGTTACGAGGGGCATGGAATACGCCATACTCACCGACGAAATAACGAAGGCGTGGACTGGGATGACGACACGGCAATATAAAAGCCTTAAAGGACTCAAGAAAGAGAATCTTCGCGACAACATGAGCGACCTAGAGCTTGTGCTGAATATGCTCGCCGAAGCAACGACGACTGAGATATCAAAGACCGTGAAGCCGGAAACGTTCGATGAAAATGCCACTGTCGCACGCCAAGGCGGGCAGGTGGCGGGAAACGCGAGAAAAGAGATAGAGGCAAAGTCCGGCCGCCCTGTAATTACCAAGCAAAACGCAATAGATTTTACCAATATTATTGAGCTGATTGCAGAAATAGATCAAGAGTAA
- the glpX gene encoding class II fructose-bisphosphatase, with protein sequence MSAPDRNMALEMVRATEAAAMSAGRWMGRGDKNGVDGAAVNAMRFILNNVAMDGVVVIGEGEKDEAPMLFNGEKLGYGTDPQVDIAVDPIDGTRLTALGLPNAVSVVAFAERGSMFDPQHIFYMDKIATGPYAAHAINIDASPTDNIRAVARALRKSVEDVTVVVLDRPRHEELIKEIRSIHARIHLIPDGDVAGALSTCKPNAGIDLLMGIGGSPEAVITACAVKCVGGNMQCKLWPRNDEEREKCKDKGMDVNKVLNLNDLVSCENVYFAATGVTDGDWLKGVRYSGDGIHTSSLVMRAKSGTIRYIDAVHNVQKLDEISGIKYGAPSSSCSFL encoded by the coding sequence ATGTCTGCACCGGACAGGAATATGGCGCTTGAAATGGTACGAGCGACAGAAGCCGCGGCGATGTCCGCAGGCCGCTGGATGGGACGCGGTGACAAGAATGGCGTTGACGGAGCTGCTGTAAACGCAATGCGCTTCATACTCAACAATGTCGCTATGGACGGAGTTGTTGTTATCGGAGAGGGCGAAAAGGACGAAGCTCCTATGCTCTTCAACGGGGAGAAGCTGGGATACGGGACAGATCCGCAGGTAGACATAGCAGTAGACCCGATCGACGGAACGCGCCTGACAGCGCTTGGACTTCCCAACGCGGTGAGCGTCGTGGCATTCGCTGAAAGAGGGTCTATGTTTGATCCTCAGCATATCTTCTACATGGACAAAATTGCAACCGGCCCGTACGCCGCGCACGCAATCAACATCGACGCAAGCCCCACGGACAACATCAGGGCAGTAGCGCGCGCTCTCAGAAAATCGGTCGAAGACGTCACCGTCGTAGTCCTTGACAGGCCGCGTCACGAAGAGCTCATCAAAGAGATACGCTCCATCCATGCGCGTATCCACCTCATCCCCGACGGAGACGTAGCGGGCGCGCTTTCGACATGCAAGCCGAACGCCGGCATTGACCTCCTGATGGGCATCGGCGGCTCGCCTGAAGCCGTCATCACAGCCTGCGCCGTAAAATGTGTAGGCGGCAACATGCAGTGCAAACTTTGGCCGCGCAACGACGAAGAGCGCGAAAAGTGCAAGGATAAGGGCATGGACGTCAATAAGGTGCTGAACCTGAACGACCTCGTCTCATGCGAAAACGTCTACTTCGCAGCAACGGGCGTAACCGACGGCGACTGGCTGAAGGGCGTTCGCTACTCAGGAGACGGCATCCACACATCGTCGTTGGTAATGCGCGCGAAAAGCGGCACCATCCGCTACATCGACGCGGTCCACAACGTACAGAAGCTTGACGAGATCAGCGGCATCAAATACGGCGCTCCCTCTTCATCCTGCTCGTTCCTGTAA
- the ftsY gene encoding signal recognition particle-docking protein FtsY, giving the protein MGIFKSFAEKLKNTGNKWTQSVSNLFSDDPVTDDFWDELEENLILGDVGIDTSESLITELKQVLIDRRITKKQELRSAFAELLISRLEAVPGMGKPLSLANKPSVVIMIGVNGSGKTTTSGKLASQLKAEGRRVILAAADTFRAAAIEQLKAWGERAGVRVIAQSQDSDPAAVVFDSIMAAKASDADVIIADTAGRLHTKSNLMEELSKVTRVIKREIPEGPAEVLIVLDAVTGQNGFIQAETFSKIMPITGVVLTKFDNTSKGGIVIAIADKLKMPIRYVGLGEGIDDLQLFEPRTFVETLLGAPSGENK; this is encoded by the coding sequence ATGGGCATATTTAAAAGTTTTGCAGAAAAGCTTAAAAATACCGGAAATAAATGGACTCAGAGCGTCTCAAACCTTTTTTCAGACGACCCTGTGACGGATGATTTCTGGGATGAGCTAGAGGAGAACCTAATACTCGGCGACGTAGGCATCGACACCTCGGAATCGCTCATCACAGAGCTGAAACAGGTCCTCATAGACCGCAGGATAACCAAAAAGCAGGAGCTTCGCTCTGCCTTTGCGGAGCTGCTCATATCGCGCCTTGAAGCCGTCCCCGGGATGGGCAAGCCGCTTTCGCTGGCAAACAAACCGTCCGTCGTCATCATGATAGGCGTAAACGGCAGCGGCAAAACGACCACCTCTGGCAAACTTGCCTCGCAGCTCAAAGCAGAAGGCAGACGTGTCATTCTTGCGGCGGCCGACACATTCAGAGCGGCCGCTATAGAACAGCTCAAAGCCTGGGGGGAACGCGCAGGAGTTCGCGTCATAGCGCAGTCTCAGGACAGCGATCCCGCGGCGGTGGTCTTTGATTCCATCATGGCGGCAAAGGCATCAGACGCGGATGTGATAATAGCGGACACGGCGGGACGCCTGCACACGAAATCGAACCTCATGGAGGAACTTTCAAAGGTGACGCGCGTTATAAAGCGCGAGATACCGGAAGGCCCGGCGGAGGTTCTTATAGTGCTTGACGCTGTAACGGGACAGAACGGCTTCATCCAGGCGGAGACCTTCAGCAAAATAATGCCGATAACGGGCGTCGTCCTCACGAAATTCGACAACACCTCAAAAGGCGGCATCGTCATCGCCATTGCGGACAAGCTCAAAATGCCGATACGGTATGTCGGCCTCGGCGAAGGCATCGACGACCTTCAGCTCTTCGAGCCGCGCACCTTTGTAGAAACGCTGCTTGGCGCGCCGTCGGGAGAAAATAAATAA
- the tmk gene encoding dTMP kinase codes for MFITLEGIDGCGKSTQAKMLYELFAHKGALLTREPGGWDGAAALRELVLEKGLKHPWSELFLFLLDRAEHCARLIEPALAQGRPVICERYQDSTIAYQCWGRGMELARVLDISSTLALPAPDCTVYFKIEPELALSRVNKRGRPDAFEKEGLAFMKKIDAGYAALAAKEPDRWLVIDCREDGPDEIFKRLKGALCERGLLA; via the coding sequence ATGTTCATTACCCTTGAGGGCATTGACGGCTGCGGCAAATCTACACAGGCAAAGATGCTTTATGAGCTTTTCGCGCATAAAGGAGCGCTCCTAACGCGGGAACCGGGCGGTTGGGACGGCGCCGCGGCGTTGCGCGAGCTTGTGCTGGAGAAAGGGCTCAAGCATCCGTGGAGCGAGCTTTTCCTGTTTTTGCTGGATCGCGCGGAGCACTGCGCCAGGCTCATTGAGCCGGCGCTTGCGCAGGGACGCCCCGTAATATGCGAGCGCTACCAGGATTCGACCATTGCTTATCAGTGCTGGGGAAGAGGCATGGAGCTTGCACGCGTGCTCGACATTTCGTCGACGCTTGCGCTGCCCGCGCCGGACTGCACGGTCTATTTTAAGATAGAGCCTGAACTTGCGCTGTCGCGTGTAAATAAAAGAGGAAGGCCCGACGCCTTTGAAAAAGAGGGCCTTGCCTTCATGAAAAAAATAGACGCGGGCTACGCCGCTCTTGCCGCGAAGGAGCCTGACCGGTGGCTCGTCATCGACTGCCGCGAAGACGGGCCGGATGAAATTTTTAAAAGGCTCAAAGGGGCGCTTTGTGAAAGGGGCCTGCTGGCTTGA
- the ricT gene encoding regulatory iron-sulfur-containing complex subunit RicT, with amino-acid sequence MNKYLAIYGKPRYIGLVEYDGDIKKGSSIIVESVRGEELAVVVGQVDTRQETEYRLLRNASEHGDGMVKNSEPVVTDLAFISFATDEDSKMADDYRDEEKDILLEAKKILKPHNLDMKLIDVEFLRAKRKLFFYFSSEQRVDFRAYVRDLAREFKTRIELRQVGVRDEAKIIKGVGPCGQPCCCSYWLNQFAPICIKMVKEQNLALNPAKISGICGRLMCCMCYEYEVYHEAWEGFPNPGSKIKTPTGNVIVSGIELPTKSLRCYIPGKGEVIVPKDRFEEFKATMTSGGEWIVPEEAVEEQGLKMDDIFPKCMQRTPGDGRKCCCEAKQAQSEEKGAKNNDAPRQNQRREDGRDHQQKKRRKHTGKHEHRDGAQAQTQTQAAEAQPPRQKQQQQPAQEENRPPKETKNAPEKQKRTFQRRRKPSQQKPAAATEA; translated from the coding sequence ATGAACAAATACTTGGCAATTTATGGTAAGCCGCGATATATCGGGCTTGTCGAGTATGACGGAGATATAAAAAAAGGTTCCAGCATAATCGTAGAGTCGGTGCGCGGAGAAGAGCTGGCCGTAGTTGTAGGTCAGGTGGACACGCGTCAGGAGACGGAATACAGGCTCCTGCGCAACGCCTCGGAACATGGGGACGGAATGGTTAAAAATTCGGAGCCGGTGGTGACGGACCTCGCTTTTATCTCCTTTGCGACAGACGAAGATTCAAAGATGGCCGACGACTACCGCGACGAAGAGAAGGATATACTGCTTGAGGCCAAGAAGATATTAAAGCCGCACAATCTTGACATGAAGCTGATAGACGTTGAGTTCCTGCGCGCGAAGCGCAAGCTCTTCTTCTATTTTTCGTCGGAACAGCGCGTTGATTTCCGCGCCTACGTAAGGGACCTCGCGCGTGAATTTAAAACGCGCATAGAGCTGCGTCAGGTCGGAGTGCGCGACGAGGCAAAAATCATAAAGGGAGTAGGCCCCTGCGGACAGCCGTGCTGCTGCAGCTACTGGCTCAATCAGTTCGCGCCCATCTGCATAAAGATGGTGAAGGAACAGAACCTTGCGCTCAACCCAGCTAAAATATCCGGTATCTGCGGAAGGCTCATGTGCTGCATGTGCTACGAATACGAGGTCTATCACGAGGCGTGGGAAGGCTTCCCTAACCCCGGTTCAAAGATAAAAACTCCAACGGGAAACGTCATCGTATCCGGCATAGAACTGCCCACAAAGAGTCTGCGCTGCTATATACCGGGCAAAGGCGAGGTAATTGTGCCAAAGGACAGGTTTGAAGAGTTCAAAGCGACGATGACAAGCGGCGGAGAATGGATAGTTCCGGAAGAGGCCGTCGAAGAACAGGGCCTCAAAATGGACGACATCTTCCCGAAGTGTATGCAGCGGACGCCTGGCGACGGAAGAAAATGCTGCTGCGAGGCGAAGCAGGCGCAGTCGGAAGAAAAGGGCGCAAAGAATAACGACGCGCCGCGCCAAAACCAACGCCGCGAGGACGGCCGCGACCATCAGCAGAAAAAGCGCAGGAAGCACACGGGCAAGCACGAACACCGCGACGGAGCGCAGGCTCAGACACAGACGCAGGCGGCCGAAGCGCAGCCTCCGCGTCAAAAACAGCAGCAGCAGCCCGCACAGGAGGAGAACCGGCCGCCGAAGGAAACTAAAAACGCGCCGGAGAAGCAAAAGCGTACCTTCCAGCGAAGAAGAAAACCGAGCCAGCAGAAACCGGCGGCGGCAACGGAAGCATAA